In Lacrimispora indolis DSM 755, a genomic segment contains:
- a CDS encoding glycoside hydrolase family 43 protein encodes MKIKNPVPISNIGDPYILKVKDIYYLYATSHFNGFYCWKSADLSTWGEPVICYEATDKSFGNSCFWAPEVYEFNGRFYIYYTAQWKIFKEESLRIGVAVSDHPEGPFMDVHEEAPMFDFGYGVLDAHILKDGEKNYLYYSRAGEGHMVDGAKESDLYVAELAHDLISVKGEGVLIARPEQEWERKEREVPQYWNEGAFVIKHQGRYHMMYSANFYASADYGIGGAVADHPMGPFVKYEDNPILSTSSTISGPGHNSVVKVSDGTYFCVYHAHTDYQNPSGDRQVYIAPMWFENGKIKVESPLIEK; translated from the coding sequence ATGAAAATAAAAAATCCGGTACCGATCAGCAATATCGGCGATCCATATATTCTCAAAGTGAAAGATATCTATTATTTATATGCCACCAGCCATTTTAACGGATTTTACTGCTGGAAATCAGCCGATCTGTCAACTTGGGGCGAGCCGGTGATCTGTTATGAGGCAACAGATAAAAGCTTTGGGAACAGCTGTTTCTGGGCTCCGGAAGTGTATGAATTTAACGGACGGTTTTATATCTATTACACGGCACAGTGGAAGATTTTTAAAGAAGAAAGCTTAAGGATCGGAGTTGCTGTTTCAGATCATCCCGAAGGCCCGTTTATGGACGTTCATGAGGAAGCTCCCATGTTTGATTTTGGCTACGGGGTGCTGGATGCTCATATTTTAAAAGATGGAGAAAAAAACTATCTTTATTATTCCAGGGCCGGAGAGGGGCACATGGTTGACGGAGCCAAAGAATCCGACCTCTATGTGGCGGAGCTGGCTCATGATCTTATTTCTGTGAAAGGTGAAGGAGTGCTGATTGCCAGACCGGAACAGGAATGGGAGAGGAAAGAACGAGAAGTGCCCCAGTACTGGAATGAAGGGGCGTTTGTTATTAAGCATCAGGGTAGATATCATATGATGTATTCTGCAAATTTTTATGCATCGGCAGATTATGGGATTGGCGGAGCGGTTGCAGATCATCCTATGGGTCCGTTTGTGAAGTATGAAGATAATCCAATTCTTTCCACCAGCAGCACCATTTCCGGACCGGGGCACAACAGTGTAGTTAAGGTTTCTGATGGAACATATTTTTGTGTCTACCATGCTCATACCGACTATCAGAACCCAAGTGGAGACAGACAGGTGTATATAGCGCCCATGTGGTTTGAGAATGGAAAAATCAAGGTGGAGTCTCCGTTAATCGAGAAATAA
- a CDS encoding response regulator transcription factor → MLHLMIVDDDALMGNQLAAMLDWKEFGVEIVYFASDGQEAIDALKSHGVDFVMTDMEMPGVDGVALIEYISVHYPEIYVVALSAYDDFHYVRGSMKYGAHDYLLKNKLSKEVLIGMLTELKDKEQIADELKAHQELTKEQLQDSFFRRVLFRSDYDKVQIGHIIKNLNIPFNKDCLSVLLVDGDFFNDQVLSRSVFHMCQQILKDADFVKLLELDQGSFCFIISFRTEVSQAAVLKKLEQWGNTIISNGRKFFNVSVNISISEVCSDISKLNQFYRQAVKNGEYFFYDDSLSMICSWAFTNKAREKSQKLQFPDIRELKKWIMDGKQKEMTDHWEQFFEHARQMRLPAGEFSSEAALQLNQILLFGEELGASRYYLLGEKEYSFNDLKNIRTLSRFKELYMSVIKRLCEAVTPEYENNFYHKYTKYALKKVHTSYSQPLTLNDIASELSVTPAYISSVFKQDIGIGFNEYLNKLRIERVIEHIRKGDGKLKDIVNSVGFQNYNYFFKVFKEHTGLTPAQYFR, encoded by the coding sequence ATGCTGCATTTGATGATTGTGGATGATGACGCGCTGATGGGAAATCAACTGGCAGCAATGCTGGACTGGAAAGAATTCGGCGTGGAAATAGTTTATTTTGCTTCCGATGGCCAGGAGGCTATTGATGCCCTGAAAAGCCATGGAGTTGATTTTGTCATGACGGATATGGAGATGCCTGGGGTTGATGGGGTTGCGCTGATCGAATATATCAGCGTTCATTATCCGGAAATTTATGTGGTGGCATTAAGTGCTTATGATGATTTTCACTATGTCAGAGGAAGCATGAAATATGGAGCTCATGATTATCTGCTGAAAAACAAGCTGTCAAAGGAGGTTCTTATTGGGATGCTCACGGAGCTAAAGGATAAGGAGCAGATCGCAGATGAGCTGAAAGCACATCAGGAACTGACTAAAGAACAGCTTCAGGACTCTTTTTTCCGGAGAGTGCTGTTTCGCAGTGACTATGATAAAGTACAGATCGGACATATCATAAAGAATCTTAACATTCCTTTTAATAAAGACTGTCTGTCAGTATTGCTTGTGGATGGTGATTTTTTTAATGATCAGGTATTAAGCCGGTCCGTATTTCATATGTGTCAACAGATTTTAAAAGATGCAGATTTTGTGAAATTGCTGGAACTGGATCAGGGCAGCTTTTGTTTTATCATTTCTTTTAGGACCGAAGTCAGCCAGGCGGCGGTTTTAAAGAAACTGGAGCAGTGGGGCAATACGATTATTAGTAATGGAAGGAAGTTTTTTAATGTTTCTGTCAATATAAGCATTTCGGAGGTTTGCAGCGATATTTCAAAGCTGAATCAGTTTTATCGTCAGGCGGTGAAAAACGGAGAGTATTTTTTCTACGATGACAGCCTGTCGATGATCTGTAGCTGGGCATTTACTAATAAAGCTAGGGAAAAAAGTCAGAAACTCCAGTTTCCGGATATCAGGGAATTGAAAAAATGGATTATGGATGGTAAGCAAAAAGAAATGACAGATCATTGGGAACAATTTTTTGAACATGCCAGACAGATGAGACTGCCGGCAGGAGAATTTTCCTCAGAGGCTGCACTTCAGCTCAATCAGATTTTACTTTTTGGTGAAGAACTGGGGGCAAGCAGGTATTATCTGTTAGGTGAAAAAGAATATTCCTTCAATGATTTGAAAAATATCCGCACTTTAAGCCGCTTTAAAGAATTGTATATGTCTGTGATTAAACGGCTCTGTGAAGCGGTAACGCCGGAATACGAAAATAATTTTTATCATAAATATACGAAATATGCTTTAAAAAAGGTTCATACCAGTTACTCACAGCCGCTGACCTTAAACGATATTGCATCAGAGCTTTCAGTTACTCCTGCCTATATCAGCAGCGTGTTTAAGCAGGATATAGGGATCGGATTCAATGAATACTTAAATAAGCTTCGAATTGAAAGGGTGATCGAACATATCAGAAAAGGTGACGGAAAATTAAAAGACATTGTTAACAGTGTGGGCTTTCAGAATTACAATTACTTTTTTAAAGTGTTTAAGGAACATACGGGATTGACGCCTGCGCAGTATTTCAGGTGA
- a CDS encoding cache domain-containing sensor histidine kinase, with amino-acid sequence MRRSIKRKLQLSFTGIFLVLTVLVCLAWYKMMGDMAKDQAVRYFNRTVDSLNEEFDSLMKDANYISLILSFNAADQSQILTGRNAIETYRELESDRILTRSVNDFYSYRSYISSIMLCGVNGRVFSNGVVLSPGEISGMPWFTDLEQSGQNGIFIKTHSNDTTENRQKSYVISAGRKLLNGDKHIGYLLVDISYEYINNRFSKSVMDGSTLLIIDDQGGVIYDSNSPKVPVDTIYDTRFKDIIGNLNGQQDQISIKIGSKEYLAIYKRSDFTNWTTISLMPTEIILRDVNKTLNMVVLLSIVCLAAGILLIGKFSTLLTRNVLKLKEYVDHVDASNLKALPQLNSGDEIGALGTSFNQMIERVNQLMSDLEDRKQRERQAEFQALYAQISPHFLSNTLNTISWMAGRQNAANISEITTSLITLLHYSMKNKNEVVTLKEELEYVKNYLTIQEYRYYGLFDVKYSLDKETGGCRILKFIIQPLVENSIMHGIAKLQKQGKILIMAKRREDRLVIVVADNGVGFSEETFKQHKTHHIGLDNVRERISLFYGDEYFLQIESRENYYTKVTMELPYIREES; translated from the coding sequence ATGAGACGTAGTATTAAAAGAAAATTGCAGTTAAGCTTCACAGGGATTTTTCTTGTATTAACAGTGTTGGTTTGTCTGGCATGGTACAAGATGATGGGAGATATGGCAAAGGACCAGGCGGTTCGGTATTTTAACAGGACAGTGGATTCTCTCAATGAGGAATTTGACAGTCTGATGAAGGATGCGAACTATATCTCCCTGATCCTATCTTTTAATGCTGCCGATCAAAGTCAGATTTTAACGGGAAGGAATGCCATTGAAACCTATCGGGAGCTGGAAAGCGACCGGATTCTGACACGCAGTGTCAACGATTTTTACTCCTACAGAAGCTACATCTCAAGTATTATGCTTTGTGGCGTCAATGGCAGGGTGTTTTCAAACGGCGTGGTTTTATCGCCGGGAGAAATTTCCGGAATGCCGTGGTTTACTGATCTGGAGCAGTCTGGTCAGAATGGAATATTTATTAAAACCCACTCCAACGACACCACGGAAAACCGCCAGAAAAGTTATGTCATTTCGGCGGGCCGGAAATTGTTAAACGGTGATAAACATATCGGTTATCTTCTGGTGGATATTTCCTATGAATATATCAATAACCGGTTCAGCAAATCAGTCATGGATGGCAGCACGCTCCTGATCATAGATGATCAGGGCGGGGTGATTTATGACAGCAATTCCCCTAAAGTGCCCGTGGATACTATTTATGATACCAGATTCAAAGACATCATAGGAAATTTAAACGGTCAGCAGGACCAGATCAGTATTAAAATCGGCTCAAAAGAGTACCTTGCCATCTATAAGCGGTCAGATTTTACTAATTGGACTACCATATCATTGATGCCGACAGAAATTATTTTAAGGGATGTCAACAAAACCTTAAATATGGTTGTGCTGTTAAGCATTGTCTGCCTTGCTGCCGGAATCTTGCTGATCGGTAAATTCAGCACCCTGCTGACGAGAAATGTGCTGAAACTAAAAGAATATGTAGACCATGTGGATGCCAGTAATTTAAAGGCACTGCCCCAGCTTAATTCCGGGGATGAAATTGGCGCTTTGGGCACAAGTTTTAATCAGATGATTGAGCGGGTGAATCAATTGATGAGTGATCTGGAAGACAGAAAACAGCGGGAGCGGCAGGCCGAGTTTCAGGCGCTTTACGCACAGATTTCACCACATTTTCTTTCCAACACGTTAAACACCATCAGTTGGATGGCGGGCCGGCAGAACGCTGCCAATATCAGTGAAATCACCACCTCTCTGATAACTCTTCTTCATTACAGCATGAAAAATAAAAATGAAGTAGTGACTCTGAAGGAAGAATTGGAATATGTGAAAAATTATCTGACCATACAGGAATATCGGTATTATGGGCTGTTCGATGTAAAGTATTCACTGGATAAGGAGACAGGGGGCTGCCGGATTTTAAAATTTATCATACAGCCGCTGGTAGAAAATTCAATTATGCATGGTATTGCCAAATTGCAGAAACAGGGTAAAATTTTAATCATGGCAAAGCGGAGAGAAGACCGGCTTGTTATAGTTGTAGCGGACAACGGTGTGGGTTTTTCTGAAGAGACTTTTAAACAGCATAAGACACATCATATCGGACTTGATAATGTGAGGGAAAGAATCAGCCTGTTTTACGGAGACGAATATTTTCTTCAGATTGAGAGCAGAGAAAACTATTATACCAAGGTGACCATGGAACTGCCTTATATCAGAGAAGAATCGTAA